The Haemorhous mexicanus isolate bHaeMex1 chromosome 6, bHaeMex1.pri, whole genome shotgun sequence genome includes the window TGTCCCCAAATGAAGCTGCTTTTTGGGGCGTTTCTGCACAATCACTGGTCAGGCATTGAGAGCACTGGGCAGTTGCACACAGCCTGCCTCTTCTCCCGTCAAAATTCTGTTGGTCTTGCGGGAAAGGAGATGTTTTGTCTGAGCAAATACCCCAGAGGATGAACACTGCAGCAGTTATATCTTGCTGTGAAAGAATCTTGATGCTTTTAGGATTCAACCTGATATCTCATTAGACTGGTAATTGCCACCTTCCTAATTGTTTGATAGTGCTCCAgcctcctctccccatcctgCCCCGATGCTGGCATCCTTCTGAGATTGTTCATTACCGTATGCATTTGCCTCCTAGCGTGAGAATCCCTCTCCACCAACTTCATCCTGCACCAGGCCTGGGTGAGAATTTGGAATTTGTTGTCTGAGCCATCACTCTGGATTCACTCCAATTGGTCTGAGGGCTCCAGAGCCCTCCTGGACTGGCTGGTACTCACTGAGGGAAGCTGGTGGCAAAGGgggtggctggggacagcagacaCGACCCCACATCCCTCCCTGCAACCCTACACAAGAAGCACCCACTTCATTCACCCCCACCAAAGTTTTGGGGTGGCagaagaggggaggggagaggctcttgggcactgctgggatAGCACGTCCCCAAGCAAAGCAGGGTGTCACAGCCTGTCCCACTCACATTGGAATCACTAGGAAAAGACAGGAGCTGGGTGGCTGCCCCCTCACgcaggtgctgctgagctgggtgcCGGGGACAGAGAGTCCGGCAGGGCCAGGCTCAGCATGGCACAGCACGGGTGTGACAGCCAGGGTGGCAGTGACAGCGGGGCCAGGGCAGTGAgtcaccccccccaccccgtgcCTCGCTCCACCCCTGGACTTTGCCTCCCGCGGATGCTCAGGGCAATAAATCCCAGGCTCGGAGGCGGGAATGGGGcgccagggagggcacaggggtcCCCCCTGGAGCCTGCGCTGTGCAGGGGGATTTGCATGAGTGAGGGGATGGGGAGTGGGATCGGGAGCGTGATCATGGGATGAAAGAGTGCCTGAGGCAGCGGGCAGGAGTGCGAGGGTGCGTCACACAGGCAGGCAGGACATGCAGGTGGCAGTGTGACGCTTGTGCACGGCAAGGACCTGCCGGGAGAAGGTCACCTGTGCGCCAGGACACCTGTACGTGTGTCCCGGCCACTGTCACCGCCgcggccccagccccgcggcgggcgggcccggcgggcgggtGACAGCCGCACCCTGGACCGGGCGGGTGCTTCCcgcctccctgtccccatccctgtccccgccGAGGCCACTCGGGCTCCGTGGCCTCACCGGACACCCCCATGCAGCGGGAGCgcggggagcagagcccaggagccCCCGAAACCGAGGTCAAGGCTGTCATCGTGGGGGATGGAGGCTGCGGGAAGACGTCACTGCTGGTGGCATTCGCCAAAGGGGACTTCCCCAAGGTACAGGGATATCTGTCCCCTGGTGGGTGGGGGACTGTCCCCGTTCGTGCGGGAGTGGTGTCGGGCAAAGGGCGGTGGGACAGACACGGTGGCAGCAGCGGGGCCTTTTGAAGCGGGACatagggacaggggggacaggggggacagaggggacagggggtggcccagcctggggctgatGGGGGTCTGTGACACCTCTGCCTCTCTTTGGGAGTCCCGGGGGGGAGCAGGGTTTGTCCCTCAGTGAGGGCACATAAGGGACTCAGGGAGTACAGGGAAGGGGGGCAGCCACAGAGACCCCAGAACCCCTGTCCTGAATCCCCAGGTCCCCCTGTGGCATCCAtgtgccctgggatgggggaCAAGGGTGGTTCCCATCCCACTGCCGCAGGCAGGAAGCACTATTTCCCACTCCctgcttccctgtgctctgttctGTCCCTACTGGGGTCCCCTCCATTGCTGCCCCCCACAGCTGCCTGTGTgacctgtgtccctgtcccctgccaggtCTATGTCCCCACCGTGTTCGAGAAGTACACAGCATCCCTCCAAGTTGCCGGCAAGCCCGTGAAGATCCAcctgtgggacacagcaggtgggacagcaggggacagcccaggcAGTTGTGTCCCCGCTCGGGcgttttggggtgtcccatgTGAGTGGTCATGCCTTAAAAGGGTGTCCCCTCCAAGGGGTCCCCATGACCATGGCAGAGGGGGGTTTAACCcacagccatccccacagatgTCACTTTCATGGTCCCAGGCTGGCATGTAATGGTTTCCTTCTCCACCCTGCAGGACAGGAAGACTATGACAGGCTTCGCCCTCTGTCCTACTCAGATGCCAACGTTGTCCTCATGTGCTTTGATGTCACCGACTCCAACAGCTTTGACAACATCCTAACAAAGGTAACGCAGCCCCGGGGGTgctgcctgtcccctgtccccatccctggggggcACGTGCCCATCCCGGGGTGACGTGTCCCCTCACAGTGGTACCCGGAGGTGAACCACTTCTGCAAGGGGGTCCCggtgctgctggtgggctgCAAGACGGATCTGCGGCAGGaccaggaggtgctgcagaggctgAAGGACGGACGGATAGAGCCCGTCTCCCGCCAGCAGGTGGGTGTCACCTCCCGGTGACACGGcacgggacaggacaggggtGGTCCCGAGCGCGGGATAGTGCGACAGCGGGGTCCTGGGAGGTGTGACTCTGTGTGTCCCCGCAGGGAGAGGCCATGGCCCGGCAGGTCCGCGCCGTGTCCTACATGGAATGCTCGGCCAGGTACCAGGATAACGTCGGGAACATCTTTGTGACAGCCTGCAGTGCCGCCATCAGCGCCGCCCGCCGGAGGCAGCGCAAGGCGGGACCCAGGAGGGTCTGCGCGATCCTCTGAGCCCCCCGGCTCGGCACAGCCCCCCGGGgtctcctgctgtccctgagctccGACCGCACCGCGGCTGCTGCCACACCTCTGCCTCCGCCACCGGAGTGCCGCTGCCACCCTCCCGACCCGGGGCTGGCACCTCCGGTCACCACGGGGTGACAGCAGGAAAGCATTCCTGGCATGAACTGTCACGCCTGCATCCCAGAGTCCCTTTCCCACTGGGGATGCCAGTGTCCTGTCCCGGTCCCGCCAGGAATCCCAGCGTCCTGTGCCACCATGGCTGCCAGCACCGCctgccagctgggctctggggacacagaaCTGATTTGGGACTCCCCTTCCCGCTGGCAGGCCAGTGCAGGAGGGTGACACCGGGTGACTTGCAGGGCCATCTTCTGCCATTAAAGTGACACAAAACTCTTCAGCGTGAACggtccctggggcaggaggaggccCTGCACGGCCTGGGGGCGTCGGGGACTCCGGGTGCGTGTCGGGGACATAGTGTGAGTGTCGGGGACATGGTGTGGGTGTCGGGGACATGGTGTGGGTGTCAGGGACATGGTGTGGGTGTTGGGGACATGGGTGTGGGTGTCGGGGACATGGTATGAGTGTCGGGGAAATGGTGTGGGTGTTGGGGTCCCACCATGTGCTCAGGATGGATGAGAGACCACTGGGTTGGGGTCACTGTCTGATTTTGGGTTGAGGTGTGTGTGAGCATGTGTCCAGGTGTGTACTGCACATACAGATCTATAACCATATATATGGTTATATATACATGTTTTTATATACATGCTACAATATAATGTATATCTGACTATATAATTAATTTATAAACATCCATATcactatatttattttatatatcaCTGCATATAGTTACAGCCTTGTAACTATCTATAGACTCTGTATAGTTTATAAAAACATTGTTTATATTGTATAACTAAGGAGCTGTAAGTAGTTACCTAGGTGGACGCAGATACCTGCCGGTGTCTCTGCATTCAGACCCCCATACAGGCGTGCACAGCCCTGCGGGCAGCCGCGAAGCCCGCGGGGACACCGAGGGACCTCACGGCGGGGCGTTTTGGGCCGCGaagcccccaaaacccccggggGCGTGGCCACGCTGTGGAGGAGGCGTGGTCATGTGAGGGGCGTGGTCAGTGCTGGAGGGGGCGTGGCCGGGTCCGAGACGCGCGCgcgcggggcggagcggggcggggcgggtCCGGGCTGGGGAGTGCACGGCGCACGCGCGGGTTGTGGGGGGGGCCCGTGCGCGCGGCGCGTGCGCGTGGCGTCGGTGTGTATGTGAGGCTCTGACGGGTTCAAaatggcggcggcggctcctgTGTGAGGAGGGGGAATCGCGTCCCGGCCGGGGGGCGGTGGCGCCGGGGGGGCACCGCGCGGGCGGGACGGGGCGGACGGCGCCGTCGGAGCCCCGGCACTCGGCGGCGGGAGGggtgtggtggtggtggaagcggtggcggcggtggcggcgggggGACGCGggccgcggcggcggggggcggccggCGGGGCTGTCAGCGCCCGCTGCCCGCGcccggagcggcggggccgggggcgcggcggggccggggcgcgaTCGCTGCTGACCGGGGGGTTCCTCCTCCTCCGTCTGTTctgttccccccccccccgtgccGGCGGTAGAAGAGGACAAAGGCGCAGGAGAGACCTGGTGAGTACCGCGGGGTCACCGGCGACCCCCGAGTTTGTGCGGGGCCCCGGAGCGcggccgggcgggcgcgggCGGGTCTCCCCTTGCCGGGCCCGGGAGGCCCCGTCGGGAAGTTGAGGAGGGGGCGGCGGGTGCCGGCTGACAGCTCCCCGGGGACCGTCCCTCCCTCCCGCCTCCCTTTCTGTCCCGGAGGGGGCGGGCTGGGGTGTCCCGGCGGGCCGGGGGTGGCCCCCTcccccgcggcggggccgccgcgcTGAGCTCCGCTTGTCCGGTTGTTTATAAACATAGTTCAGCAAGTGTGGGGAAACTGCCTCCCTCGGCCGAGCCGGGAGTCCTGGTGCCGTGGTTTCAAGGGACGCAGGGGTGGGGAAGGTGCTGGCGGGTCTGGGGGTGCTCGGCTGTCGAAGCCGGGGGTCgggaggagcaggatggagcTACGACCCTACGTGGTCGTAACGGTTCTGTAACACCGCGAGGGGCATGGCGGATCCCCTTCCTCGATCTTATTACCCGATTCTCCTCCCCGAAGGTCTGACTTAGGCATAGTCCTGGGGATTAAGAGCCACGCCATACCTAGGCTTTGGTTGGTTTCtgtccctttaaaaaaaaaagtgtaggtGCCATCTGACGCCCTGGGAGGTTTTCCCAGGTTGGTGTGTGGTGTCACAAGGTGGCACATTTGGAGAGCTCAGCATTGAGGTCTCCTCCAGCCAGGAGTTAGATCCCTGACTGCTTCCCTGCTTGGGTGCTGTATGTAGGAGAGATCCCATATGCCTTCCCTGATCATGGGACATATCCTGTAGCACTGTAGTTTCTCTCAGGTGCCACAGTACAGGATATCCCAAGGACAGTGATTGTGTTGTTTGGAGAAGCTGGGTCTCCAGTGTTTAATTTTGGAGAAGCCAGGGTTTGATAGCACATTCCCTGGTTTTTATCCCACTGTGggccagaggagctgctggtggtaGTGTGGAGCCAGGGTGGGAGACCTGTTGTGTTACAGAGCTCCTGTTGTGTTACAGAAGAGCTGGTGAAGTCGTTTACCCTGGCGTTTATTCTCGTAAGCCATATAGGTTGGGGTGGCCTCATCCACTGGGCTCTCTCAGCCCCCAGAGCGGGGTGGGGTTGGCCCCAAGAGGAGAAGGGAAGTGAAGGGTATGGATGTCCCAGTGCCCTCTTTCACTGTTTGCCTCTGGCTTCCAAGGAGGAAGAGGACGATGACAGCAGTCCTGGCGTGTCCTTCTCGCTCTCTTCCGAGGAGTCGGAGATGGAGCCCGAGGAAGAACGGATCCGATACAGCCAGAGACTGGTCAGTAGTGGCCTTGGAACAATCCTATTCCAGGCTTGGTTCTcttgcagctggagaagggaaaggctTTTCCTGGCAGCAGGGTTGAACCACCCAAACAGACTAGTGGTGGATGGATGCAGCCTGCACAGAGGTGTGGGCTTGGCTTAGGTGGCTTTGTGGGTCCTTTTGTGTCGCCAGGTTTGTCCTAATGAAGGGAATttggctgctgagctctggaaaGGGGGATTGGAGGCtgaagctggggaaggagctttGGGATGGGAACATGAAACTGGTGTCCGTGTAGTTTCTGTCacaacaggtttttttctgtgtgtctgtgacGAGCAGAGGACCTGAAAACACTGTGTGTTACCAATCTTGGTTTGAGTGGCTGTGAAAGCAGAGGGAACCAGCTCCAGCTTCAAGCTCCAgttttcctgtgcctgtgtttcttcccagtgttttcttctgaaggGAGCTGTTCCAGCATTCAGGTCCcagtcaggccctgtcaggagcTCTGGTGTTTGTGCTGGGACTGCTTGAATCCAGTGGTCTGGGAATTGGGCTGTAGCTGGGAACAGCTTGGGAGCAACTGCTCTTAGAGTCTGAGGTGATattcccagagatcccagagagggagggaagctgCTTTGTCTCCCACGCTGTTTTGAGGCAGTTGCAAGCTCCCAGGGAAGGCAAGTGGCAGCTCTGTGTTGGAGTCCCTCTCTGAGTCACACCTGTACCTGTATCCTCACCTTCAAGGTGCTGCCCATAAAGCTGAATCCTTATTCCTTTAATTCTCTGGAATCATTTGATGTGAAGCTCTGTGGTTCTTGGCATTAAGCTTTGTCCTCAAGATGAGCAGTTCTGGGTGCTGGGGAGTTCCCAAGTGCTTTGGTGGATGTTTTAATTTGGTATCAGCAGCAGTCCCACCTCCTCCCTCATCCTGACACATTTATTCCCACAGCTGTGCAGAATGCAGCTCAAGGTGCTGGTTTGACTGGGGAGTGATCCAGGACTAACCCAAAACATCTGGATAAAGATGTGGCAGGTGAAGGGGGCTATCAGCCAGGAACTTGTCAGTTTAAAAATGCTTATCATCTCTCAAATAAAAATCAGGAGTTGGTGTCCTGGTGCAGgtgggctgggctccagcagaaTGTGCTAAGCTGGATAAAGGCCTGCAGGCTGATGAGCTCCGTGCTTAAGGGGTTTGGGAAGGCACATGGTCAGCAGGGTGAGGCTCACCTGGACTTGTGTGGCCTCGTGTGCGTGTGTTGTCTGTGCTGGCCTGAGGCCCAGGGAGGAGGCATGACCCCTATGTGGTGGGTAAAGGCTTAACTCCTACCTCCTGCCACGCTTTTCCTGGAAACTTCCAGCTCATTTTGTGCTCATTCTGTGTCAGTGGCGCTCTGTTGCTGAAGGACCCTTAAAAgatgattatttttcttctgtagagCATGATTTGACTTACTCAAATATCCCACATATGTTTTGGACCTGGGAGCTGGGTTAGTTGGCCTAAATGAGAAGTTCCAAGTAGGGAAGCAGTGAGCTGGTGGTACAGtgtgtttctgctgctgtcagctgtgTTTCTGTTGTGTGACTGGGGCTCAGTtagcaaaaaataaatgtgttttaaaaaaccAATCCAGGTGTGATAGTAGTTCTACCGGCCAAACAACCTGAACCAGAACAGTTCATGGTGGTGAAGGAGCTGAATTAATGGTGTGGTTTGATGGTACCAGCTGAGATGGCAGAGGCAGTTTGTTCTCTGGTGTGTCAGGTAATCACACTGACAGCATCTTTTTCCTGACTAGTTTCTATTGGGACATAGAGGAAATCTTGAGTGTTCTGTGTTGTTTTATTTAGTTTGCGCTAATGTTGCCTTCCCCTGCTTCCACAAAAATCTGAAGTGTGTCTGTTTTGTGAATGAATTTATCAGTGTTGGTGAAAGATCTGGGTTTGGAGGAGAATTTAATCTCTGCTTCAGGTGTGGTCACGTTCCTGCAGGAATTCTCTGCTGGGTCACACGTGTCTGTGTGGGACAATGACACTTTAAATGGGTTGCACTGCCCTAACTGTACTTTCTTCATAGTTCAGGCTCTGCATCCATGACTCCCAGGATAACACAGGCCTGGGTGAGTTGCTCTAGACTCAGGGATATGTTGGGAGGATGTCTTGCACCCATCCAAGACCATCTGTGGAGAAGCTGTGAGCTTCTCCATGGTGAGCTCTGGGACGCTCACACAGGCAGTGGGTGATGCTGAGTGTGGAGAAGACACAGAGGAGCAAGTTATGGGCTATCCATGCTCCTCACCCAGAGACTGGGAGCAGTGGAGATGGGACTTGCAGGCACTGTGGAGTAGTTTCCTGCTAATTCTGTGTGAGTGCTGTTCTGCCCAGCTCCGTAACGAAGTAGTTCTTGGGGCTTGGGCCGAGGTGCCAGCGTTTCAAGCTGGAGTTGTGTGTTTTGCAGGCCCTTAACCGAGGAGCTGAAATGCTCTATTGTGTCCTGAGCCTGAGTGAcagtccagccctggcactaaCAATGCCACGGTCCCTCTCTGAGACTTGGAAGTCTTTGCTGGCTGTCACTGGGTGGTTGCACCCAGCCCATGTCACACCAGGCTGTTGGGCTCCCCACGAGGAGCCTGGACTCCTTAAAGGCTCTGGAGATAAAGATCCGTTGgcctgctgctcacagaggcTGCCTGCCCTTCTGCAGAGCAGTCCTGCCATATTCCTGGGTGCTGGAAGTGTGAGGATATCTCAccttctgcctgctccagggctcATTTTGGCAGGCCTGTGCTGTGAACTGAGACTAGCAAGGCCCTGTGAATTGCAAGCTGGGATTAGCACGTAACCACAGTGCTGCCATGTGCTTGCAGTGACAATGTTCAGTGTGAGAAATgaagggcagcagtgctggatcaCTTCAGAATGActtgggagcacagcaggggagTGCCATTATCCGAAGGACAAATCCTGCTCATCACAGCCTTCCCAGCAGTCTGTATCTCAGGGTGTGGCTCCCAGTTAGGATTGCCGGGGTGGCAGAGCTGGTTGAAGAggttttcttccctccttcagTGAGTGCTCTGGGAGCTGATGGCCCTGAGGTGAACGCTGCCTCAGGGAGTTGTGGATCATGCCCTGGATGGAAGTTGGCAGGGGGGAGGCACAGTCCCAGCTGTTGTTTGTGCTGGGGTAGTGAGCAAACCTGACGGGGCTGGAAGTCTGAGATGGGGAGTCAGGGTGGGGAAGGAACCTCTTAaactggctctgctgctggagagagcctgAGCAGGAGCCTCACCCTCCCTGGGTGCTCTGTTGGgctgagccacagctgctgctgggggtgctggggtgtTGGGCCCGAGTGACCATCCCTGGCTGGTGCAGTGTCACCCTTATTTTGGCTGTGGGAAGAGTTATGACACCTATGAAGGGAAATGGGCTCGTGGAGCGGGAGACCAAagtgctgtgggtgctggagAATTAGGGAGGTGAGAGGAGAGCTGAGGAGTAAAGTGCTCTATCCCATGGTCTGAGGCAGTCTGTGTCCTGCCCtagcactgccctgccctctggTCAGATCCTTGTGTGAAATTTGAGaggaggctctgcctgtccctaCCAGCCAGAAGCAGAGGCCTCTCCTGTAAACAGCAGTTACCAAACCTGCCCTTACATGTCGGTGTCCACGCTCTCCCCTGAGAGAGTTCAGATGGGCTTTGCAGCATGTGGAGCCATCAGCTGGGGGATGAAGCCTGGGGAGTGTGCAGGACAAGGTTTTTCTTACAGCCCTGCATGCTGTGGAGtgatcccagctcagcccatgCCTGAGggatggcactgctggctctgacCAGTGCCTGGAGTTCCAGCAGCTGCAATCTTGTGGTTTCCAACTTGTTTGTATCCTTTCTGCAGGATGGATGGGGTGATAGTTCAGGACACAAGTCGTGGGACTAGGAAGGCCCACACATGTTGACAGGACACTTGTGACAGTTTTTCTCACAGGATAGGAATAAATTGAGGGATAAATGGCCTCAAAGCTGAGAGAGGAAGGTTAGAGG containing:
- the RHOD gene encoding rho-related GTP-binding protein RhoD, with the protein product MQRERGEQSPGAPETEVKAVIVGDGGCGKTSLLVAFAKGDFPKVYVPTVFEKYTASLQVAGKPVKIHLWDTAGQEDYDRLRPLSYSDANVVLMCFDVTDSNSFDNILTKWYPEVNHFCKGVPVLLVGCKTDLRQDQEVLQRLKDGRIEPVSRQQGEAMARQVRAVSYMECSARYQDNVGNIFVTACSAAISAARRRQRKAGPRRVCAIL